From the Nitrospira sp. genome, one window contains:
- a CDS encoding MoaD/ThiS family protein encodes MVTVLVFGRVIQEATGENEFSIESAEPTTVRKLIEANAESLGPLLRFIDSREALISVNKKVGTEDTVVKDGDTVKVSFQSRMSYDGTRDIPT; translated from the coding sequence ATGGTTACCGTATTGGTATTCGGGAGGGTCATTCAAGAAGCGACAGGGGAGAATGAATTCTCCATCGAGTCGGCGGAGCCGACGACGGTGAGAAAGTTGATCGAGGCGAACGCCGAGAGCCTTGGCCCGCTGCTTCGTTTTATCGACAGCCGGGAAGCCCTTATTTCTGTAAATAAAAAGGTCGGCACCGAAGATACGGTGGTGAAGGACGGCGATACGGTCAAGGTGTCATTCCAGTCCCGCATGTCGTACGACGGGACCAGGGACATCCCCACCTAG
- a CDS encoding FAD-binding and (Fe-S)-binding domain-containing protein produces MTAPTLILPDRSRAIAADLRAQLGSEKVKDDFPTKTAYAVDASIYRVVPQAVVLVESEDDIAKTLRYARSRGIPLTPRAAGTNLTGSAVGSGIILDVSRLNRILEINREERWARVQPGIVLAELNKQLARQGLLFGPDPSSGDMCKLGGMLANNSSGPHTLRYGSVKDNVHRLRLCLESGTWLEAKSYALNDPTLERLLSTIPALRDVLVLAQSHADLINGRRPTVSKNSCGYNLFGLVDGLAHGQFDLPKLLVGSEGTLGVISEATLRLVEKPKATLTALIHFRHLEDVGAAVPLLLALQPSALEVMDANTLDLIGRAKHGIPSDAAATLLAELDADSLAVDLHERAEQMAAVCRPFRLAADLTLAFDPEQREQLWKARKALYPTLYRFDPRKKPINFVDDVVVRAERISELIHYLEEYFSGQKVPVAIFGHIGNGNAHIVPLLDVNDRQDFDKMVQAYREIHSTVLDRFSGSICGEHGDGRVRAEYVRKMFGEELYGLFVQVKKSFDPTGVLNPGIKISDASFTEHIDYPRLSKSCATCAKCNAVCPVYDVFQSEDMSSRGWFEIVTSTDYSYLNSKRVVEACVNCKSCRTACPAGVDVSELILKKRAEHPNRLTGWIFRWQARGTSFEPFLKFLGRTQRLWDRPVVRRIMEWGAALALKALAPTAKLPHELLLPRIAPIQLRERHAALIPQPGAQPAPGSVAYFHGCAANYFDDGVGDAVIGVLRKHGVEPAMPPQRCSGTPIQTYGHQELTREGARFNIASFASYETIVTGCASCTLMLKDYPTLFPDGDERRQAEHLAKKVAHIAEFVARSPLHPPMAQAASRTKCVTYHSSCHLRAAGVTKEPRKILASLPGLNYVEMPDADRCAGGAGTFIVKDYDTSQKILERKTRAVEQVGAEVVATSCPACMIQLKNGLRERVEVKHVAQLLNEAYEAAERNKGIPHS; encoded by the coding sequence ATGACTGCGCCAACCCTCATTCTTCCAGACCGATCGCGAGCGATCGCCGCTGATCTCCGAGCCCAACTCGGGTCCGAGAAAGTCAAAGACGATTTCCCCACCAAGACGGCCTATGCCGTCGATGCCAGCATTTACCGGGTGGTGCCGCAGGCCGTGGTGCTGGTGGAGTCCGAGGACGACATCGCGAAGACCCTCCGCTATGCCCGGTCTCGCGGCATTCCGCTCACGCCGCGCGCGGCCGGGACCAATCTCACCGGGTCGGCCGTCGGGAGCGGGATCATTCTCGACGTGTCGCGGTTGAACCGGATTCTGGAAATCAATCGCGAAGAACGGTGGGCGCGGGTGCAACCGGGCATCGTCCTGGCGGAATTGAATAAACAGCTGGCCCGGCAGGGGCTCTTGTTCGGGCCCGATCCGTCCAGCGGCGACATGTGCAAGCTCGGCGGGATGTTGGCGAATAATTCATCCGGGCCGCACACACTGCGCTATGGGTCGGTGAAGGACAATGTGCATCGACTCAGGTTGTGCCTGGAGTCGGGAACGTGGCTGGAGGCGAAATCCTACGCGCTGAACGATCCGACCTTGGAACGGCTCCTTTCGACGATCCCGGCCCTGCGGGACGTGCTGGTTCTGGCGCAGTCTCATGCCGATTTGATCAACGGCAGGCGCCCGACGGTCAGTAAGAATAGCTGCGGATATAACTTGTTTGGCCTGGTTGACGGGTTGGCTCACGGGCAGTTCGATTTGCCGAAGCTTCTGGTCGGGAGCGAAGGCACGCTTGGAGTCATAAGCGAAGCCACGCTCCGGCTGGTCGAGAAACCGAAAGCGACGCTCACGGCCTTGATCCATTTCCGGCATCTGGAGGATGTCGGGGCGGCTGTCCCGCTGTTGCTGGCCCTTCAGCCCAGTGCGCTCGAAGTCATGGACGCCAACACGCTCGACCTGATCGGTCGCGCCAAGCATGGGATTCCCTCTGATGCGGCGGCCACCTTGCTTGCTGAACTCGATGCCGACTCGCTCGCGGTAGATCTGCATGAACGGGCGGAGCAGATGGCAGCCGTCTGCCGGCCGTTCCGACTCGCGGCTGACCTGACGCTGGCGTTTGATCCTGAGCAGCGTGAGCAATTGTGGAAGGCGCGCAAAGCCCTCTATCCCACCCTCTATCGATTCGATCCGCGCAAGAAGCCGATCAATTTTGTGGATGATGTGGTCGTACGGGCGGAGCGGATCAGCGAGCTGATCCACTATCTGGAAGAGTATTTTTCCGGACAGAAGGTGCCGGTGGCGATTTTCGGTCATATCGGGAACGGCAACGCGCATATCGTCCCGCTGCTCGACGTCAACGATCGCCAGGATTTCGACAAGATGGTGCAGGCCTATCGCGAGATTCATTCGACGGTATTGGACCGCTTTAGCGGGTCTATCTGCGGAGAACACGGCGACGGCCGTGTGCGGGCTGAGTACGTCAGGAAGATGTTCGGCGAGGAGCTCTACGGGCTGTTTGTGCAGGTCAAAAAGAGTTTTGACCCCACCGGCGTGCTGAATCCCGGCATCAAGATCAGCGACGCGTCCTTCACCGAGCATATCGACTACCCCAGGCTCTCGAAGTCCTGCGCGACCTGCGCGAAGTGCAACGCGGTCTGTCCGGTCTATGACGTCTTCCAGTCAGAGGACATGAGCTCACGCGGCTGGTTCGAGATTGTGACGTCAACGGACTACAGTTACCTCAATTCCAAGCGGGTGGTCGAGGCTTGCGTGAATTGTAAATCCTGCCGGACGGCATGTCCTGCCGGCGTCGATGTGTCGGAGCTTATTCTGAAGAAGCGGGCCGAGCATCCCAATCGCCTGACCGGATGGATTTTTCGCTGGCAGGCACGAGGAACGTCGTTTGAGCCGTTCCTCAAGTTTCTGGGACGCACTCAACGCCTGTGGGATCGGCCGGTTGTCCGACGGATTATGGAGTGGGGAGCCGCGCTGGCGCTCAAGGCTCTCGCGCCGACAGCCAAGCTGCCTCATGAGTTGTTGTTGCCGCGCATTGCTCCCATACAACTGCGTGAGCGGCACGCGGCATTGATCCCTCAGCCTGGCGCGCAGCCTGCGCCTGGCAGCGTCGCGTATTTCCACGGCTGCGCGGCGAATTATTTTGATGACGGGGTCGGAGACGCCGTCATCGGGGTCTTGCGGAAGCATGGAGTCGAGCCGGCCATGCCGCCGCAGCGTTGTTCCGGGACGCCGATCCAAACCTATGGACATCAAGAGCTGACTCGCGAGGGGGCTCGGTTCAATATCGCCTCGTTTGCGTCTTATGAGACGATCGTGACCGGTTGCGCGTCCTGCACGCTGATGCTGAAAGATTATCCTACGCTCTTCCCCGACGGCGACGAGCGGCGCCAGGCGGAACATCTGGCGAAGAAGGTCGCGCATATCGCCGAATTCGTGGCGCGATCCCCGCTCCATCCGCCCATGGCGCAGGCCGCGTCGCGCACCAAATGCGTCACGTACCATTCCTCCTGCCACCTCCGGGCCGCCGGGGTGACGAAAGAACCGCGCAAGATTCTGGCGTCGTTGCCAGGTCTTAACTATGTCGAGATGCCCGATGCCGACCGCTGCGCCGGGGGAGCGGGGACGTTCATCGTGAAGGATTACGACACCTCGCAAAAAATCCTGGAGCGCAAAACCAGGGCCGTCGAACAGGTCGGGGCGGAAGTCGTGGCGACCAGTTGCCCCGCCTGTATGATCCAGCTCAAGAATGGATTGCGGGAACGGGTTGAGGTGAAACATGTGGCGCAGTTGCTGAACGAGGCCTATGAGGCAGCGGAGCGGAACAAAGGAATACCCCATTCATGA
- a CDS encoding YgiT-type zinc finger protein has protein sequence MTTSCYFCKGTVVQQPTTVDFWWGDDLKIIENVPAGVCTQCGERYFDAPVYKQMERLTKGTSTTIRQLSVDVVRYSAA, from the coding sequence ATGACCACATCCTGCTATTTCTGCAAAGGAACCGTCGTGCAACAACCCACCACTGTAGACTTCTGGTGGGGAGACGATCTCAAGATTATTGAAAACGTCCCAGCAGGAGTGTGCACGCAATGCGGGGAACGATACTTCGACGCCCCCGTCTACAAACAGATGGAACGCCTCACGAAGGGAACAAGCACAACGATCCGGCAATTATCCGTAGACGTCGTCCGATACTCCGCCGCGTAA
- a CDS encoding FAD-binding protein has translation MTAPTLILPDRSRAIAADLRAQLGSEKVKDDFPTKTAYAVDASIYRMVPQAVVLVESEDDIAKTIRYARSRGIPLTPRAAGTNLTGSAIGNGNDV, from the coding sequence ATGACTGCGCCAACCCTCATTCTTCCAGACCGATCGCGAGCGATCGCGGCTGATCTCCGGGCCCAACTCGGGTCCGAGAAAGTCAAAGACGATTTCCCCACCAAGACGGCCTATGCCGTCGATGCCAGTATTTATCGGATGGTGCCGCAGGCGGTGGTGCTGGTGGAGTCCGAGGACGACATCGCGAAGACCATCCGCTATGCCCGGTCTCGCGGTATTCCCCTTACGCCGCGCGCCGCCGGGACCAATCTCACCGGGTCGGCGATCGGGAACGGGAACGATGTATAG